The following are from one region of the Noviherbaspirillum sedimenti genome:
- the fliE gene encoding flagellar hook-basal body complex protein FliE: protein MKTQMIDTGRIEAMMAQLKAAASRPQGPQGGINPVAADAATTSTKKVGFGEALKASLDQVNQTQQKSEQLGQAFMTGDDKVSLSDVMISMQKANINFQATVQVRNKLVSAYHDIMNMQV from the coding sequence ATGAAAACCCAGATGATCGATACCGGCCGCATCGAAGCCATGATGGCGCAGCTGAAGGCGGCAGCCAGCAGACCGCAAGGGCCGCAGGGCGGCATCAATCCGGTGGCCGCCGATGCTGCCACCACCTCGACCAAAAAGGTCGGCTTCGGCGAGGCCCTGAAAGCGTCGCTCGACCAGGTCAACCAGACCCAGCAAAAATCCGAACAACTCGGCCAGGCCTTCATGACGGGCGATGACAAGGTCAGCCTGTCGGACGTGATGATTTCGATGCAGAAGGCGAACATCAACTTCCAGGCCACCGTCCAGGTGCGCAACAAGCTGGTGTCGGCCTATCACGACATCATGAACATGCAGGTGTAG
- the fliF gene encoding flagellar basal-body MS-ring/collar protein FliF gives MAVAGEGALTPGVAGFAQSAAGRNIIMMVGAALAVAAMAGVWMWSQQPDYRVLFSNFSDRDGGAIVASLQQMNIPYKYAEGGGAILVPAAQVHDARLKLASQGLPKGGNVGFELMENQKLGVSQFHEQVNFQRALEGELARSIQAIAQVAAARVHLALPKASVFVRDQQKPTASVLINLHAGRSLDQQQVNAVVHLVASSVPDLPPKNVSVIDQNGNLLSQNDKPRDANGLDPTQLKYVQELQQSIVKRIESIITPIVGADNVRAEATADVDFSHTEQAAEIYKPNQEPNSGSVRSQQSSESLNGAQAGATGVPGALSNQPPAPATAPLTVPPAGAAGTSGAAGTVAAPGSSVQKDVTVNYEVDKTVRYVQQPMGGVKRLSVAVVVNYRRDVGKDGKVVMKPLSEAEKTQITDLVREAMGFNRDRGDTLNVVNSPFAGMDKEKIEPVPIWKQPDAMLQLAKDIGRYVLGIVLLLLLYFKIVKPIWARIDASLQPPAPPPALAHAAEDTDDIVEIQPRGYEHNLNRAKQLARDDPKLVANVVKSWVGTNE, from the coding sequence ATGGCAGTAGCAGGCGAAGGCGCCCTGACTCCCGGCGTGGCGGGTTTCGCGCAATCGGCGGCGGGGCGCAACATCATCATGATGGTCGGCGCGGCGCTGGCGGTGGCGGCGATGGCGGGCGTCTGGATGTGGAGCCAGCAACCGGATTACCGGGTGCTGTTTTCCAATTTCTCCGACCGCGACGGCGGCGCCATCGTCGCTTCGCTGCAACAGATGAATATCCCCTACAAATATGCCGAAGGCGGCGGCGCCATCCTGGTGCCTGCCGCGCAAGTTCATGACGCCCGCCTGAAACTGGCCTCGCAGGGTTTACCCAAAGGCGGCAACGTCGGTTTCGAATTGATGGAAAATCAGAAGCTGGGCGTGTCGCAGTTCCATGAGCAGGTCAATTTCCAGCGCGCCCTCGAAGGCGAGCTGGCGCGCTCGATCCAGGCGATCGCGCAAGTCGCCGCCGCGCGCGTGCACCTGGCCCTGCCCAAGGCCTCGGTATTCGTGCGCGACCAGCAAAAGCCGACCGCCTCGGTGCTGATCAACCTGCACGCGGGCCGCAGCCTCGACCAGCAGCAAGTCAATGCAGTGGTGCACCTGGTTGCCAGCAGCGTGCCGGATCTGCCGCCCAAGAACGTCAGCGTGATCGACCAGAACGGCAACCTGCTGTCGCAGAACGACAAGCCGCGCGACGCCAACGGCCTCGATCCAACCCAGCTGAAATATGTCCAGGAACTGCAGCAAAGCATCGTCAAGCGCATCGAGTCGATCATCACGCCGATCGTCGGCGCCGACAACGTGCGCGCCGAAGCCACTGCGGACGTCGACTTCAGCCATACCGAACAGGCTGCCGAAATCTACAAGCCCAACCAGGAGCCCAACAGCGGCTCGGTGCGCAGCCAGCAATCCAGCGAATCCCTGAATGGCGCCCAGGCTGGCGCCACCGGCGTGCCCGGCGCACTGTCGAACCAGCCGCCGGCACCGGCCACCGCCCCGCTCACCGTGCCGCCCGCCGGTGCCGCCGGTACGTCTGGCGCTGCGGGAACCGTTGCCGCGCCAGGCTCCAGCGTGCAAAAGGATGTCACCGTCAACTATGAGGTCGACAAGACTGTGCGCTATGTGCAACAGCCGATGGGCGGCGTCAAGCGCCTCTCGGTGGCAGTGGTGGTGAATTACAGGCGCGACGTCGGCAAGGATGGCAAGGTAGTAATGAAGCCGCTTTCCGAAGCGGAAAAAACCCAGATCACCGACCTGGTCAGGGAAGCGATGGGCTTCAACCGTGACCGTGGCGACACGCTCAACGTGGTCAACAGCCCGTTTGCCGGCATGGACAAGGAAAAAATCGAGCCGGTGCCGATCTGGAAGCAGCCGGACGCCATGCTGCAACTGGCCAAGGATATCGGCCGGTATGTGCTGGGAATCGTCTTGCTGCTGCTGCTGTATTTCAAGATAGTGAAGCCGATCTGGGCGCGTATCGATGCCAGCCTGCAGCCGCCGGCCCCGCCGCCGGCACTCGCGCATGCCGCCGAAGATACGGACGACATCGTCGAGATCCAGCCGCGCGGCTATGAACACAATCTGAACCGCGCCAAGCAGCTGGCGCGTGACGATCCGAAACTGGTGGCAAATGTAGTCAAGTCCTGGGTGGGAACAAATGAGTGA
- the fliG gene encoding flagellar motor switch protein FliG, with the protein MSDAGIEKGAILMLALGEDEAAEVMKYLGPREVQKLGAAMSGMKGVANTRLEEVLEDFRTETEQASALGVDSDEYIRQVLTKALGDDKAASLLNRILGTRDSSGIESLKWMDAQSVAELIRNEHPQIIATILVHLERYHACEVLDHFSERLRNDVVLRIATLDGVQPSALRELNEVLTKLLSGNESIKKKPMGGVRAAAEILNFLSSETEQSVLSNLKNYDADMAQKIMDEMFVFDNILDIEDRGIQILLREVQSEALIIALKGAGQDLREKFFKNMSSRAAEMMREDLESKGPVRLSEVEAQQKEILQVVRRLADEGQIILGAKGEDAYV; encoded by the coding sequence ATGAGTGATGCAGGCATAGAAAAAGGCGCGATCCTGATGCTGGCGCTGGGCGAGGACGAAGCCGCCGAAGTGATGAAATACCTCGGTCCGCGCGAGGTGCAAAAACTCGGCGCGGCCATGTCGGGCATGAAGGGTGTGGCCAACACCAGGCTGGAAGAAGTGCTGGAAGACTTCCGCACCGAGACCGAGCAGGCCTCGGCGCTGGGCGTGGATTCGGACGAATACATCCGCCAGGTGCTGACCAAGGCGCTGGGCGACGACAAGGCCGCCTCGCTGCTCAACCGCATCCTCGGCACGCGCGACTCGTCCGGCATCGAAAGCCTGAAATGGATGGATGCGCAGTCGGTGGCCGAACTGATCCGCAACGAGCATCCGCAGATCATCGCCACCATCCTGGTGCACCTGGAACGTTACCATGCGTGCGAAGTCCTGGATCATTTCTCCGAGCGGCTGCGCAATGACGTGGTGCTGCGCATCGCCACGCTGGATGGCGTGCAGCCGAGCGCCTTGCGGGAACTGAACGAAGTGCTGACCAAGCTTTTGTCGGGCAATGAAAGCATCAAGAAGAAGCCGATGGGCGGCGTGCGCGCCGCAGCCGAAATCCTCAACTTCCTCTCCAGCGAAACCGAGCAGTCGGTCTTGTCCAACCTGAAGAACTACGACGCCGACATGGCGCAAAAGATCATGGACGAGATGTTCGTATTCGACAACATCCTCGATATCGAAGACCGTGGCATCCAGATCCTCCTGCGCGAGGTGCAGTCCGAAGCGCTGATCATCGCGCTGAAAGGCGCCGGCCAGGACTTGCGCGAAAAGTTCTTCAAGAATATGTCTTCGCGCGCCGCCGAGATGATGCGCGAAGACCTTGAATCGAAGGGGCCGGTGCGCCTGTCCGAAGTCGAGGCCCAGCAGAAGGAAATCCTGCAGGTCGTGCGCCGCCTGGCCGACGAAGGCCAGATCATTCTGGGCGCAAAGGGAGAGGACGCTTATGTCTAA
- a CDS encoding FliH/SctL family protein — protein sequence MSNAILPKEQQSAFERWEMHSFDDTRPGARPAPAAPPPPKVSIEEIAAIREEARARGHAEGLADGIAEGRVQGLAQGRAEGAAEMAHLRQIAQQLGEEAVRADQAIAHDVLALALDLAKAMLKTALTVRPELVVPIVSEAIRYLPSLQQPALLMLNPLDAAIVKEQMHDELDKAGWRIVEDAQVKRGGCRIDTATNQIDATIDTRWQRLAETLGKQSEWLA from the coding sequence ATGTCTAACGCCATCCTGCCCAAGGAACAGCAATCGGCCTTCGAACGCTGGGAAATGCACTCTTTTGACGACACCCGCCCAGGCGCCCGCCCGGCGCCGGCGGCCCCGCCGCCCCCAAAGGTCAGCATCGAGGAAATCGCCGCCATCCGCGAAGAAGCGCGCGCCCGCGGCCATGCCGAGGGCCTCGCTGACGGGATTGCCGAAGGCCGCGTCCAAGGCTTGGCCCAGGGGCGTGCCGAGGGCGCGGCGGAAATGGCGCATCTGCGGCAGATCGCGCAGCAACTGGGCGAGGAAGCCGTGCGCGCCGACCAGGCGATCGCCCACGACGTGCTCGCCCTGGCGCTGGACCTGGCCAAAGCCATGCTAAAAACCGCGCTGACAGTGCGTCCCGAACTGGTGGTGCCGATTGTCAGCGAGGCAATCCGCTACCTGCCCAGCCTGCAACAGCCAGCTTTGCTGATGCTGAACCCGCTTGATGCAGCCATCGTCAAAGAGCAGATGCATGACGAACTGGACAAGGCTGGCTGGCGCATCGTCGAAGATGCCCAGGTCAAGCGCGGCGGCTGTCGCATCGACACCGCCACCAACCAGATCGACGCCACCATCGACACCCGCTGGCAGCGCCTGGCCGAAACGCTCGGCAAGCAATCGGAGTGGCTGGCGTAA